A region from the Lentimonas sp. CC4 genome encodes:
- a CDS encoding O-antigen ligase family protein has translation MGSPSVARREWAVVLVGGLTLAFTAWGLAGVRLWSLHTLLAGGLLTFLFSIVPLPQGWNGSDGEHGNRKNFKRLLRFPVFWFGLAFLVYVCIQGLNPAWVQIWGENGWRVEEVKPISWLPSSVDASYEPMDAFRVLSCFTAAFTLVWGLWVGVRRRSSAVLLLWTLVISGVGMAIVAILQDFSGTKLVLWSVKSPNHSFWGTFFYRNQGAAYLNLIIFACAVLYFYHFNRAERRAQSGGPHLLLFVFVSVLMTSIGLALSRGGILFGGVMTACFFVAAAARWLFSTSIRNSIVLTLVIGSLLGAGGYMAFQYVDVQNIEKRFGDIEKTIETADKDSRAITTKVTWKMAQEELWFGWGAGSWRYVFPMYQKSYPEIFYKRYHPSRGWIGRKFYRYAHNDVVQFLCEYGVVGCSFLLLILGYWVWCLLFRASGNAMSAVMLLIGLAMVFGHAFVDFIFQSPVYWVALNGLLCVSVKLLSLHSERVYR, from the coding sequence ATGGGATCTCCTTCTGTTGCGCGCCGTGAATGGGCGGTGGTGTTGGTCGGAGGACTGACATTGGCTTTTACTGCATGGGGACTCGCGGGCGTTCGTCTCTGGTCGTTGCATACTTTGTTGGCTGGGGGGCTGCTGACTTTTTTGTTTTCGATCGTGCCGCTTCCGCAGGGTTGGAATGGCTCGGATGGGGAGCATGGGAATCGAAAGAATTTTAAGCGCCTGCTACGATTCCCTGTCTTTTGGTTTGGTTTGGCCTTTCTGGTCTATGTTTGCATCCAAGGGCTGAATCCAGCGTGGGTGCAGATTTGGGGAGAGAACGGTTGGCGGGTTGAAGAAGTGAAGCCCATTAGCTGGCTGCCGAGCAGTGTTGATGCCAGTTATGAGCCGATGGATGCCTTTCGGGTGCTCTCCTGTTTTACTGCGGCGTTTACCTTGGTCTGGGGACTTTGGGTCGGCGTGCGTCGACGCAGTAGCGCGGTTCTGTTGTTGTGGACGCTTGTGATCAGTGGAGTTGGTATGGCAATTGTCGCGATCTTGCAGGATTTTAGCGGCACCAAGCTAGTGCTGTGGTCGGTGAAATCACCGAATCATAGCTTTTGGGGCACCTTCTTTTACCGAAATCAGGGGGCGGCGTATCTGAATTTAATCATCTTCGCTTGTGCGGTGCTCTATTTCTACCATTTCAATCGAGCGGAGCGACGTGCGCAGAGCGGCGGGCCTCATTTGTTACTGTTTGTATTTGTATCGGTGCTGATGACTTCGATTGGTTTGGCGCTTTCGCGGGGTGGCATTTTGTTTGGCGGTGTGATGACGGCGTGCTTTTTTGTCGCAGCTGCTGCACGGTGGCTGTTTTCGACCTCAATACGTAATTCGATCGTGCTGACGTTGGTGATCGGCTCATTACTCGGGGCAGGGGGTTATATGGCGTTTCAATACGTCGATGTGCAGAATATTGAGAAGCGTTTTGGAGATATAGAGAAGACGATTGAAACTGCGGACAAGGATTCGCGAGCGATTACTACGAAAGTGACGTGGAAAATGGCACAGGAAGAACTGTGGTTCGGATGGGGCGCGGGCTCATGGCGCTATGTCTTCCCGATGTATCAGAAAAGCTATCCAGAGATTTTTTACAAACGCTACCACCCTAGCCGAGGGTGGATCGGGCGTAAATTCTATCGCTATGCACACAATGATGTCGTGCAGTTTCTGTGTGAATACGGGGTCGTCGGTTGCAGCTTCTTATTGCTGATTTTGGGCTACTGGGTGTGGTGCCTACTGTTTCGAGCCTCGGGCAATGCCATGAGCGCAGTGATGCTATTAATTGGCCTCGCGATGGTATTTGGACATGCCTTTGTGGACTTTATTTTCCAGAGCCCGGTTTATTGGGTCGCATTGAACGGTTTGCTCTGTGTCAGCGTGAAACTGCTCTCACTACATAGTGAGAGAGTCTATCGCTAG
- a CDS encoding rhomboid family intramembrane serine protease: MKAIEGRHGPIDLVDFEPEEGLIAVAVLDDYVKAGEAGLAILAMGNAYWMELHEERYVICVQEDRVVEVCAELDAIAALESRRGRRDGRFEYEEFDFGWWSFVLYTAVLIGCFVWQGRSDIVTSGQADAVAMMGAGQWWRAVTALTLHADVVHLVSNLISGLGFTFFVCRFFGAAAGWFLVLLSGIAGNVLNAVVYYPEPHYSIGASTAVFGALGVLTGVGIWAAVSAPDRRLSLPRWLVPLFGGLTLLGLFGVGDGEGNVDVAAHISGFLCGAVLGALGACAQRWFVLLQRWSVLVGGLALFLIVVAWRVAVAS; this comes from the coding sequence TTGAAAGCGATAGAGGGTAGGCATGGGCCGATTGACTTGGTTGATTTTGAGCCGGAAGAGGGGCTCATCGCAGTCGCTGTGCTTGATGATTATGTTAAAGCTGGCGAGGCGGGCTTAGCCATTCTGGCGATGGGCAATGCGTATTGGATGGAGCTGCACGAGGAGCGCTATGTGATTTGCGTGCAGGAGGATCGAGTCGTTGAGGTCTGTGCCGAGCTGGATGCTATCGCGGCGCTGGAGTCGAGGCGTGGCCGTCGTGATGGGCGCTTTGAATATGAGGAGTTTGATTTTGGGTGGTGGTCGTTCGTGCTCTATACTGCGGTGTTGATCGGCTGTTTTGTTTGGCAGGGGCGCTCGGATATTGTGACGAGTGGTCAGGCGGATGCTGTGGCGATGATGGGGGCCGGGCAGTGGTGGCGAGCTGTTACGGCTCTGACGCTACATGCGGATGTGGTGCACTTGGTCTCGAATTTGATTTCAGGCTTGGGCTTTACGTTTTTTGTCTGCCGATTTTTCGGCGCGGCGGCTGGCTGGTTCTTGGTGCTGCTGAGTGGGATTGCCGGTAATGTGCTTAACGCGGTGGTCTATTATCCAGAGCCGCATTATTCAATTGGTGCTTCGACTGCGGTGTTTGGGGCGTTGGGTGTGTTGACGGGGGTTGGCATTTGGGCTGCGGTTTCTGCGCCAGACCGTCGCTTATCGCTACCGCGGTGGTTGGTTCCTTTGTTTGGTGGGCTGACGTTGTTGGGCTTGTTTGGGGTGGGCGATGGCGAAGGCAATGTGGATGTCGCTGCACATATTAGTGGGTTTCTATGCGGTGCCGTGCTGGGCGCGCTCGGGGCATGTGCGCAGCGTTGGTTCGTGCTGTTGCAGCGTTGGTCAGTCCTTGTCGGTGGGCTGGCACTATTTTTGATCGTCGTGGCGTGGCGCGTTGCGGTGGCGTCGTAA
- a CDS encoding KpsF/GutQ family sugar-phosphate isomerase has translation MSNSGLNRLEVGRQSMQAEAAAIQIAADRLGASFERALDVILESNSKLVICGIGKSGHIGTKLAATLSSCGIPSVFLHAAEAIHGDLGVYQPGDPTIVLSKSGSTSEVLRLMPMFKKFKSPVIAIVGNMDSPIAKGADVVLDGSVEREADPLNLMPTSSSTVSLAIGDALAAALVQARDFTKEEFATFHPGGQLGRNLLMTVGDVMHAAEQVACAQAEETLREVVIRMTKYPLGGACVVDGDGCLTGIITDGDIRRILSQEGDILSMRVGDCMTKSPIFTQLSMSLGDAVRIMEDRSSQISVLPVVANEGGKLIGLLRLHDAYQPSFS, from the coding sequence ATGAGTAATTCAGGTCTCAATCGACTCGAGGTAGGGCGTCAATCAATGCAAGCAGAGGCTGCGGCAATTCAAATTGCTGCGGATCGTTTGGGGGCATCGTTTGAGCGCGCGTTGGATGTGATCTTGGAGTCTAATAGCAAGTTAGTCATCTGTGGGATTGGTAAATCCGGTCACATCGGCACTAAACTGGCAGCGACCTTGTCTAGCTGTGGTATTCCTTCTGTATTTTTGCATGCGGCTGAGGCAATTCACGGTGACCTCGGCGTTTATCAGCCTGGGGATCCGACAATTGTTCTGTCGAAGAGTGGTAGCACTTCTGAAGTGCTGCGTTTGATGCCGATGTTTAAGAAGTTTAAGTCTCCAGTGATTGCGATCGTGGGCAATATGGACTCGCCGATAGCGAAGGGGGCAGACGTTGTGCTGGATGGCAGTGTTGAGCGCGAGGCTGATCCGTTGAATTTGATGCCGACGTCGAGCTCGACGGTGAGCTTAGCGATAGGTGATGCCTTGGCGGCTGCGCTGGTGCAGGCACGTGATTTTACCAAAGAGGAGTTTGCGACTTTCCATCCCGGTGGTCAGTTGGGGCGGAATTTATTGATGACGGTGGGCGATGTGATGCACGCTGCGGAGCAAGTAGCATGTGCGCAGGCTGAAGAGACCCTGCGTGAGGTGGTGATCCGAATGACGAAGTATCCGCTTGGCGGGGCTTGTGTCGTCGATGGGGATGGTTGTTTGACTGGGATAATCACAGACGGTGATATTCGGCGTATACTTTCGCAGGAGGGCGACATTTTGAGCATGCGGGTTGGAGATTGCATGACGAAGTCTCCTATTTTCACACAGCTAAGTATGTCTCTAGGGGATGCGGTGCGGATTATGGAGGATCGTAGTTCTCAGATCTCAGTGTTGCCAGTGGTTGCGAATGAAGGAGGTAAATTGATTGGCCTACTTCGTTTGCACGATGCGTATCAACCGAGTTTTTCTTAA
- a CDS encoding phosphate ABC transporter substrate-binding protein — MKTQSLLKLASIAAALTIGTTLSATETIVIKGSDTLGAKMVPQIAEAFKAKMAKEGVNVAFEIAAEGSSTGVASVIDGTAEIGMSSRDPKEKEIAKAKSKGVGMNTITVAKDGIALIVNEASPLSEISLEDIEMIFSGDVTDWSALSTNTGTISAYTRNTSSGTYAVFQKMAMNSRNYGSDTQKMAGNEQIASEVASNPNGIGYVGLAYIQTPGVKVLPVNGAEPDSKEYPLARPLYYLTNSSKPLSPITQQFIDFSLSKEGQEIVKRVHFLPVK; from the coding sequence ATGAAAACACAATCACTTCTCAAACTCGCATCAATCGCAGCAGCACTCACAATCGGCACAACGCTCAGCGCGACTGAAACAATCGTCATCAAGGGCTCCGACACACTCGGCGCAAAAATGGTGCCACAAATCGCAGAAGCATTCAAAGCTAAGATGGCCAAAGAAGGCGTCAACGTTGCTTTCGAAATTGCAGCTGAAGGCTCCTCAACTGGCGTCGCTTCCGTAATCGACGGCACAGCTGAAATCGGCATGTCATCTCGCGACCCGAAGGAAAAGGAGATCGCAAAGGCGAAGTCCAAGGGCGTCGGAATGAACACCATCACAGTTGCTAAAGACGGCATCGCACTGATCGTCAACGAAGCCAGCCCACTCAGCGAGATCAGCCTCGAAGACATCGAAATGATCTTCTCTGGTGACGTCACCGACTGGTCTGCACTCAGCACCAACACTGGCACCATCTCTGCCTACACTCGCAATACATCGTCCGGCACCTACGCCGTCTTCCAAAAGATGGCAATGAACTCCCGCAACTATGGCAGCGACACACAGAAGATGGCCGGCAACGAGCAAATCGCCTCTGAAGTCGCAAGTAACCCGAACGGCATCGGCTATGTCGGCCTCGCATACATCCAAACGCCAGGCGTAAAAGTCCTCCCAGTCAACGGAGCGGAACCAGACTCCAAGGAGTATCCACTCGCTCGCCCGCTTTACTATCTGACAAACAGCAGTAAGCCATTGAGCCCAATCACTCAGCAGTTCATCGACTTCAGCCTCAGCAAAGAAGGCCAGGAGATCGTGAAGCGCGTGCACTTCCTTCCTGTTAAATAA
- the rpsT gene encoding 30S ribosomal protein S20, with protein sequence MANTKSALKYIRKTETRTLRNRQVKTRLKTLAKKVEIAVEAKDKDALIAASKDYISALDKAGKIGLVHHNKIARHKARCAALIAA encoded by the coding sequence ATGGCTAATACTAAATCAGCACTTAAATATATCCGTAAAACGGAGACTCGCACTCTACGTAACCGTCAGGTGAAGACTCGTCTCAAGACGCTTGCCAAGAAGGTTGAAATCGCTGTCGAAGCAAAGGACAAGGATGCACTTATTGCTGCGTCTAAGGACTACATCTCCGCCCTTGATAAGGCTGGCAAGATTGGCTTGGTGCATCATAATAAGATTGCTCGTCACAAAGCACGTTGTGCTGCGTTGATTGCTGCGTAA
- a CDS encoding pseudouridine synthase, with protein MSQARKKNSIGFPPGMLGDAPLRMPVIGEAEGWIAVEKPTGVGVREYPWDAGIPDMDAALNKQLQAEKPELVKRGATLFGSAYYLDPAISGVALFAKNRESLSELRNLVGSAELQYRFLFVAKAGVSGRAREVVADAPLLPHNTKPKMIPSTAKGKKARTEFRLLSESKAGWALWEATTSFMRPHQVRVHAAVHELAVLGDVLYDGPEAPLLSELLPNKRTSGIRFPVLDGLALHLRDVVLPSAAGEILLRAELPRHLRVMLQRMQLSLPEGESS; from the coding sequence ATGAGCCAAGCACGTAAGAAGAACTCAATTGGATTTCCTCCAGGCATGTTAGGTGATGCGCCTTTGCGCATGCCTGTGATTGGCGAGGCGGAGGGCTGGATTGCGGTCGAGAAGCCGACTGGTGTTGGAGTGCGTGAGTATCCATGGGATGCGGGAATTCCTGATATGGATGCTGCGTTAAATAAGCAATTGCAGGCGGAAAAGCCTGAATTGGTAAAGCGTGGCGCGACATTGTTCGGTTCGGCGTATTATCTCGATCCCGCGATTTCGGGTGTGGCGCTGTTCGCGAAAAATCGCGAAAGTTTGTCTGAATTGCGTAATTTGGTAGGTTCGGCTGAGTTGCAGTATCGCTTTTTGTTTGTGGCGAAGGCGGGCGTGTCGGGGCGTGCCCGTGAGGTTGTGGCGGATGCGCCGCTGTTGCCGCATAATACTAAGCCAAAGATGATTCCTTCCACTGCGAAGGGGAAGAAGGCTCGGACTGAATTTCGTTTATTGTCAGAGTCGAAGGCAGGGTGGGCTTTATGGGAGGCGACGACCTCTTTCATGCGCCCGCATCAGGTGCGTGTTCATGCTGCGGTGCACGAATTGGCAGTTTTGGGAGATGTGCTCTACGATGGCCCAGAGGCGCCTTTATTGAGTGAGCTTTTGCCGAATAAGCGCACTTCTGGGATTCGTTTCCCAGTGTTAGATGGGTTGGCTCTGCATTTGCGTGACGTAGTGTTACCCTCTGCTGCTGGCGAGATTTTGCTTCGTGCAGAGTTGCCGCGGCATCTTCGAGTCATGCTGCAGCGGATGCAATTGTCGCTTCCCGAGGGGGAGTCGTCTTAG
- the ppk2 gene encoding polyphosphate kinase 2 — protein sequence MDTKQLNAHFNRIREEYVDQFDEELEMEFGEADEMGESHSPEFRRRYFKELYRLQVELVRLQDWVVESGHKLVVLFEGRDSAGKGGVIKRITQRLNPRVCRVAALTTPNKRERTQWYFQRYAKHLPAAGEIVLFDRSWYNRAGVERVMGFCTEEEYQEFFRSVPEFEKMLTRSGIQIIKYWFSISDEEQEFRFSCRNHDPLKQWKLSPMDLEARKRWEDYTKAKEVMLKKTHIPEAQWRIVPADDKKRARLNCISHLLSQVPYQQVDRDPIELPTRVHHDDYARTPIPDEIIVPQLF from the coding sequence ATGGACACCAAACAGCTGAACGCTCACTTCAACCGAATCCGCGAAGAATATGTAGATCAATTCGACGAGGAACTTGAAATGGAATTTGGTGAAGCAGACGAAATGGGTGAATCACATTCCCCAGAGTTTCGCCGACGCTACTTCAAAGAGCTCTACCGACTACAAGTCGAGCTCGTCAGACTACAAGACTGGGTCGTCGAATCAGGACACAAGCTCGTTGTCCTCTTTGAAGGGCGCGACTCCGCGGGTAAAGGCGGCGTCATCAAGCGTATCACTCAGCGCCTCAATCCACGCGTCTGCCGTGTCGCAGCCCTCACGACTCCCAATAAGCGCGAGCGCACTCAATGGTATTTCCAACGATACGCCAAGCACCTGCCTGCCGCAGGCGAAATCGTGCTCTTCGACCGCAGCTGGTATAACAGAGCCGGCGTCGAACGCGTCATGGGGTTCTGCACCGAAGAAGAATACCAAGAGTTCTTCCGCTCCGTCCCCGAGTTTGAGAAAATGCTCACCCGCTCTGGTATACAGATTATCAAATACTGGTTCTCCATCAGCGATGAAGAGCAAGAGTTTCGCTTCAGTTGCCGCAACCACGACCCACTCAAGCAGTGGAAACTCAGCCCAATGGACCTCGAAGCACGTAAGCGCTGGGAGGATTATACCAAAGCAAAGGAAGTGATGCTCAAAAAGACCCACATCCCCGAAGCACAATGGCGAATCGTGCCAGCCGACGATAAAAAGCGAGCTCGCCTAAACTGCATCTCCCACCTACTCAGCCAAGTGCCTTATCAACAAGTCGACCGTGACCCAATAGAGCTACCAACACGCGTCCACCATGACGACTATGCGCGCACGCCGATCCCAGACGAAATCATCGTCCCGCAGCTCTTCTAA
- a CDS encoding porin — MNKTTKLLGLTTAIFAANSAFALPDFNTDLKDDLDPIWSHATLYKNSDNSVIQKIAFTGRLQGDYFTTENDETNDSDSNTAWRRARAGFKANVFNDFTVHSEADLNLRNPQPLYNGLTDAYIAWHPTDDWKIKFGKQSAGFTLDGATSSKKLYRTERSLIGDNIWFSKEYFVGVGASGDVDQWQWKAGVFSNTQTEEFDQTFDNSYFILTSLGYDFAEQLDVDKALLRLDYVYQDEPSKNDALDVVGTAAYEHVASLSFQYDNGKKHIHTDLAYAQRYDGDDVYALQIMPFYDLNDTFQIATSYTHIENSSGGKTLNVTRYAKNVQTGKTKSADEFYLGLNTYFYGHKLKWQNGVSYTLTDKDTYEGVTFTSGIRISW, encoded by the coding sequence ATGAACAAAACAACAAAACTCCTTGGCCTCACTACGGCCATCTTCGCCGCGAACAGCGCGTTCGCACTCCCAGACTTCAACACGGACCTCAAGGATGACCTTGATCCAATCTGGAGCCACGCGACACTCTATAAGAACTCGGACAATAGCGTCATCCAAAAAATTGCTTTCACTGGACGCCTCCAGGGGGACTACTTCACGACCGAGAATGATGAAACCAACGACTCAGACAGCAATACCGCCTGGCGCCGCGCTCGTGCAGGCTTTAAGGCCAACGTCTTCAACGACTTCACCGTCCACAGTGAAGCCGACCTCAACCTCCGCAACCCACAACCACTCTACAACGGACTCACCGACGCCTACATCGCTTGGCACCCAACCGACGACTGGAAAATAAAATTCGGCAAGCAATCCGCAGGCTTCACACTCGACGGCGCCACATCCTCGAAGAAACTCTACCGCACCGAGCGCAGCCTCATCGGCGACAACATCTGGTTCAGTAAAGAGTATTTCGTAGGCGTCGGCGCTTCCGGCGATGTCGACCAATGGCAGTGGAAGGCTGGAGTATTCTCCAACACGCAAACCGAAGAGTTCGACCAAACATTCGACAACTCCTACTTCATCCTGACTTCACTTGGCTACGACTTCGCCGAGCAACTCGACGTCGACAAAGCCCTACTTCGCCTCGACTACGTCTACCAAGACGAGCCGAGCAAAAACGATGCTCTCGATGTCGTCGGCACAGCAGCTTATGAGCACGTAGCATCCCTCTCCTTCCAATACGACAATGGCAAAAAGCACATCCACACTGACCTCGCATATGCGCAGCGATACGATGGCGACGATGTCTATGCACTGCAAATCATGCCGTTCTACGATCTAAACGACACATTCCAAATCGCAACCAGCTACACGCACATCGAGAACTCATCTGGAGGAAAAACCCTCAACGTTACAAGATACGCAAAAAACGTCCAAACCGGCAAAACAAAGTCTGCTGACGAGTTTTACCTCGGACTCAACACGTATTTCTACGGCCACAAGCTCAAGTGGCAGAACGGCGTCAGCTACACACTCACAGACAAGGATACATACGAAGGCGTCACCTTCACGTCTGGCATCCGCATTTCCTGGTAG
- a CDS encoding TIGR00730 family Rossman fold protein, translating into MSDSTQCSRDEWPIKAYKDLNFLNSDGARNIRVLAEMTEPGIRFAEEQVKDTIVLFGSARIMPVDVAEAKLKELQATIVDSSNLTAGEKDALRLAKSAVKAAPYYNMAVELAEELTKWTMSLPPEEQHRFMICSGGGPGIMEAANRGAHNAGGKSIGLGISLPFEQGVNEYVPKNLQFEFHYFFVRKYWFVTMAKALVAFPGGFGTMDELFETLTLVQTGKTAENPVIVLFGSEFWNSVVNFESLVEWGTISPEDLDLFTIVDTVEEARDSIIKQLTERYLS; encoded by the coding sequence ATGTCCGATTCTACACAATGCTCCCGCGATGAATGGCCGATCAAAGCCTATAAAGACCTCAATTTCCTAAACAGCGATGGCGCTCGTAATATCCGAGTGCTCGCGGAAATGACCGAACCCGGCATTCGCTTCGCCGAAGAACAGGTCAAAGACACCATCGTGCTATTTGGCTCCGCACGCATCATGCCTGTCGACGTTGCAGAAGCAAAATTGAAAGAGCTCCAGGCAACGATTGTCGATTCTTCGAACCTTACCGCCGGCGAAAAAGATGCCCTGCGTTTGGCCAAGAGCGCGGTCAAAGCAGCACCCTACTACAACATGGCTGTCGAACTCGCAGAAGAGCTGACAAAGTGGACAATGAGCCTCCCACCAGAAGAACAACACCGCTTCATGATCTGCTCAGGTGGCGGCCCGGGGATCATGGAAGCTGCAAACCGTGGCGCTCATAATGCGGGTGGCAAATCCATCGGTCTGGGCATCAGCCTCCCTTTTGAACAAGGCGTCAACGAATACGTCCCTAAAAACCTACAATTCGAATTCCACTATTTCTTTGTCCGCAAATACTGGTTTGTCACAATGGCAAAAGCTCTAGTCGCCTTTCCAGGCGGCTTTGGCACGATGGACGAGCTATTTGAAACACTCACACTCGTGCAAACTGGTAAAACCGCCGAAAATCCGGTGATCGTCCTCTTTGGTAGCGAATTCTGGAATAGTGTCGTCAACTTCGAGTCCTTAGTCGAATGGGGCACGATCTCGCCTGAAGATCTCGATCTGTTTACCATCGTCGACACCGTAGAAGAAGCACGCGACAGTATTATCAAGCAATTGACCGAGCGCTACCTTTCGTAG
- a CDS encoding AURKAIP1/COX24 domain-containing protein, whose translation MGNLKKKRRLKMNNHKRRKRLKSNRHKKRTW comes from the coding sequence ATGGGTAACCTTAAAAAGAAACGTCGTCTCAAGATGAACAACCACAAGCGTCGTAAGCGTTTGAAGTCCAATCGCCATAAGAAGCGCACTTGGTAA
- a CDS encoding secretin N-terminal domain-containing protein: MKKYHQITLLLFAPVALWAQEYSASDIDLSDAAIVKSDELPSESLVPLTEVADQDVDLVPLAEDADIADAPEGPVFGKIEATRADAEPAVVDATVDEVASVNEVPAVEPVQAYAPETVDIPDATIDGVALDVVEPVIQEEAISELPSGSEVVLQLPGQEVPAGTATMAEEETISVDFPDEDVRTILRNVADLFDLNVVIPDALQGRTSIKLRNITWNQVYEVVLEPLGFTYVEDRNIIRIKSIEDLVTEPVDTRVFILNYAQSSEIQGSIAPLIDPAAGGRIQVDARSNALVITERPSRMNKIQEIIDTLDRVTDQVMIESKFIEVSNGDLTDIGVDWAYLNENEGDLLGGNGAGSGNPGFSPSPNTPPASGGSGQVIGGQDTISDGLANIAGTGASGGLVAVFSSSQFAATLTAIQTENRSKLVSNPTVVVMNNQQAVFQVGEDYPIREFSVNDQTGQLETGEIEYRFVGIELDVTPTVNAAGMITLDVHPVVSALGDTVSTNVNGSILEDQIFKKRDAKTQVTIKDGYTIALGGLTAETEVEDESKVPLLGDLPYLGQLFRHDISDVASTNLIIFLTAKTLNPDGSTYADVIDPRQMEVMELTPSQIPGYEIPAAELELINSIEAKRAAEASSEYKARINADLDGTEEEEDAKATWIR, encoded by the coding sequence ATGAAAAAATACCATCAAATTACCTTATTACTCTTTGCCCCAGTTGCTTTGTGGGCACAGGAGTATTCCGCTAGCGACATTGATTTATCAGATGCTGCTATTGTCAAAAGTGATGAACTCCCATCAGAGAGTCTCGTTCCTCTCACTGAGGTTGCAGATCAGGACGTCGATCTCGTTCCTCTAGCTGAGGATGCAGATATTGCCGATGCTCCCGAAGGTCCTGTTTTTGGGAAAATCGAGGCGACTCGCGCTGATGCAGAACCTGCAGTCGTGGATGCTACCGTCGATGAAGTGGCCTCTGTTAATGAAGTGCCCGCGGTAGAGCCAGTTCAAGCGTATGCTCCAGAGACAGTTGATATCCCAGATGCTACAATTGATGGAGTTGCCCTGGATGTCGTAGAGCCAGTTATCCAAGAAGAGGCGATCAGCGAGCTTCCGAGTGGTAGCGAAGTGGTCCTTCAATTGCCTGGGCAAGAAGTCCCGGCAGGAACAGCTACAATGGCAGAGGAGGAGACCATCTCTGTGGACTTTCCTGATGAAGACGTGCGCACGATACTACGCAATGTTGCGGATCTGTTTGACTTGAATGTTGTCATTCCTGATGCGCTCCAAGGTCGCACATCTATTAAGCTTCGCAATATTACTTGGAACCAAGTGTATGAAGTTGTGTTGGAGCCACTCGGCTTCACATACGTAGAGGATCGTAATATTATCCGAATCAAGAGCATCGAGGACTTGGTCACCGAGCCTGTTGATACACGTGTTTTTATTCTTAACTACGCTCAATCATCAGAAATTCAGGGATCAATTGCACCTTTGATTGATCCTGCGGCTGGTGGACGTATTCAGGTTGATGCTCGTAGCAATGCATTGGTGATTACTGAACGCCCGTCACGTATGAATAAGATCCAAGAGATTATTGATACATTGGATCGTGTGACGGATCAGGTCATGATTGAGTCTAAATTCATCGAAGTCTCTAATGGAGATCTGACAGATATCGGAGTTGATTGGGCTTACTTAAATGAGAATGAAGGTGATCTCCTCGGTGGTAATGGTGCTGGTTCCGGTAATCCTGGCTTTTCTCCTTCTCCTAATACACCTCCAGCGTCTGGCGGCAGTGGTCAGGTGATTGGCGGCCAAGATACAATTAGTGATGGCTTAGCTAATATTGCGGGAACTGGTGCTTCAGGTGGTTTAGTTGCGGTTTTCTCTAGTTCTCAGTTCGCTGCGACGTTGACTGCGATTCAGACTGAAAACCGCTCTAAATTAGTCTCCAATCCGACGGTCGTTGTGATGAATAACCAGCAAGCCGTCTTTCAGGTGGGCGAAGATTACCCGATCCGTGAGTTCTCGGTCAATGACCAGACTGGACAGCTAGAGACAGGAGAAATTGAGTATCGCTTTGTTGGTATCGAGTTGGATGTGACGCCTACGGTCAATGCGGCTGGTATGATTACACTGGATGTGCATCCGGTCGTGAGCGCACTTGGCGACACCGTGTCAACCAATGTGAATGGCTCAATCCTTGAAGATCAGATCTTCAAAAAGCGTGATGCGAAGACTCAAGTGACGATCAAGGATGGTTATACGATTGCTTTGGGCGGTTTAACTGCTGAAACAGAGGTGGAAGATGAATCTAAGGTGCCGTTATTGGGGGACCTACCTTATCTGGGACAATTGTTCCGTCATGATATATCGGACGTTGCGTCAACGAATCTAATCATTTTCCTGACCGCTAAAACACTGAATCCAGATGGCAGCACCTATGCGGATGTGATAGATCCACGCCAGATGGAAGTCATGGAATTAACACCTTCACAGATCCCTGGTTACGAAATTCCAGCGGCCGAATTAGAGTTGATTAATTCCATTGAAGCTAAGCGTGCAGCCGAGGCATCAAGCGAATATAAGGCTAGAATAAATGCCGACCTCGATGGAACAGAGGAAGAAGAAGATGCGAAGGCGACATGGATTCGTTAA